One window of Drosophila busckii strain San Diego stock center, stock number 13000-0081.31 chromosome 3L, ASM1175060v1, whole genome shotgun sequence genomic DNA carries:
- the LOC108599901 gene encoding uncharacterized protein LOC108599901: MKNSMAALADNLSNQLLKIQQTLKEPLKTFAQFGLLVVQQILSHVCSILTTAYYNEESDMLASVQKTDESWRRLCNLKSVATTSQASLAMTEDDKIRQQLRVYVANWQLELSKLNWWRTVLSPKKAMLTTSWTIIFCWSACCRRSSVASSTARCLSLSARQVLTADHLTYVSTDLRPTEIYRAASSHVETYPARVLSAGARSGIFMALQSFKQEVDYACRGPYADLLLRSCRE; the protein is encoded by the exons ATGAAGAATTCTATGGCTGCTCTGGCTGATAACCTAAGCAATCAATTGCTCAAGATACAGCAGACACTGAAAGAGCCACTCAAAACTTTTGCGCAGTTCGGTTTGTTGGTGGTGCAGCAAATTCTATCACATGTCTGCAGTATTCTAACTACGGC CTATTATAATGAAGAAAGCGATATGCTTGCTTCTGTGCAGAAGACTGACGAGTCTTGGCGTCGTCTGTGCAACTTGAAGAGCGTTGCGACAACATCGCAGGCTAGTCTTGCCATGACGGAAGATGATAAGATacgccagcagctgcgtgTTTATgttgccaattggcaattggaGCTATCCAAGCTGAACTGGTGGAGGACAGTATTAAGTCCAAAGAAAGCAATGCTTACGACGAGCTGGACTATTATATTTTGCTGGAGCGCATGTTGCCGCCGTTCGAGCGTTGCTTCTTCTACTGCCCGCTGCCTGAGTCTGAGTGCGCGACAAGTACTTACGGCAGACCACTTAACTTACGTTTCAACGGATTTGCGTCCCACGGAAATATATCGCGCGGCCAGCAGCCATGTGGAAACTTATCCGGCGCGCGTGCTTAGCGCTGGCGCACGTTCGGGCATCTTTATGGCGCTGCAGAGCTTTAAGCAGGAGGTGGACTATGCTTGTCGTGGCCCTTACGCTGATCTATTGCTACGATCGTGCAGAGAGTGA